In a single window of the Pseudomonadota bacterium genome:
- a CDS encoding NAD(P)/FAD-dependent oxidoreductase has translation MPAANGSVEKIKVTIIGAGVVGLAVAARLAPHFDHELLVVERHESFGRETSSRNSEVIHAGIYYPPNSLKARLCVQGRQQLYALCHKHDIPCRQLGKLIVAVTADEEKQLELNLAQGRKNGVGDLELITAGRCRQLEPAVKTRAALFSPSTGIIDSHSLMRFYHQLAKSLGATFAFNTEIENIEPVPRGYILKTAPDSFSFSSEIIINCAGLEATVLSQKTGIPTPLVHYAKGCYFSYTGKSPVKHLVYPVPPAGGHGLGIHATLDLSGRVRFGPDLEYLKKPDYLVDNSRRNLFCQAIKRYLPDLDESRLEPEMAGIRPRLQGPGDEFRDFIIREEKEAGFPGFINLLGIESPGLTTAPAIADK, from the coding sequence TTGCCGGCCGCCAATGGTTCAGTGGAAAAAATTAAGGTTACCATTATCGGCGCCGGAGTTGTCGGCCTGGCGGTAGCCGCCCGCCTGGCCCCACACTTCGACCATGAATTGCTGGTTGTCGAACGCCATGAAAGCTTCGGTCGCGAAACCAGCAGCCGCAACAGTGAAGTCATCCATGCCGGCATTTACTATCCCCCAAACTCCCTGAAAGCAAGGCTTTGCGTCCAGGGACGGCAGCAGCTTTATGCACTGTGCCATAAACATGATATCCCCTGCCGCCAGCTGGGAAAACTGATTGTCGCCGTCACCGCCGACGAGGAAAAGCAGCTGGAACTCAACCTGGCCCAAGGACGGAAAAACGGGGTAGGCGATCTGGAACTGATTACCGCCGGCCGCTGCCGGCAGCTGGAACCGGCCGTCAAGACCCGGGCCGCCCTTTTTTCCCCGTCAACCGGGATCATTGATTCCCACAGCCTGATGCGCTTCTACCACCAGCTAGCCAAAAGCCTTGGAGCCACCTTTGCTTTCAACACCGAAATTGAAAATATAGAACCAGTTCCCAGAGGATATATCCTGAAAACGGCGCCGGATTCTTTCAGTTTTTCAAGCGAAATAATCATTAATTGTGCCGGGCTTGAAGCCACTGTTCTCAGCCAGAAAACCGGCATCCCCACACCTCTCGTCCACTACGCTAAAGGCTGCTATTTCAGCTACACCGGCAAATCCCCAGTCAAACATCTGGTCTACCCGGTACCGCCGGCCGGCGGCCACGGACTGGGCATCCATGCCACCCTGGACCTTAGCGGTCGGGTGCGTTTCGGCCCTGATCTTGAATACCTTAAAAAACCGGACTACCTGGTGGACAACTCACGCAGGAATTTATTCTGCCAGGCCATTAAACGCTACCTGCCCGACCTGGATGAAAGCCGGCTGGAACCGGAGATGGCCGGCATCCGCCCCCGATTACAAGGACCTGGAGATGAATTTAGGGATTTTATTATTCGGGAGGAAAAAGAGGCAGGATTCCCCGGTTTTATCAACCTGCTGGGAATAGAATCACCAGGATTGACCACGGCTCCGGCGATTGCCGATAAA
- a CDS encoding TRAP transporter permease: MNPEKIVIEEQSASAYRTPRGLTAIFITIVAVGLSLFQLYTAGISPLAAIYQRSVHLVLIMILVFSLYPPIKTAAKNRVDIFMIIDWLLILLCLVIGAYIWIEFNAIVKRQGDWITMDVIMGSIALCLVLEATRRVIGFFMTAIAIIFLLFTYFGPWMPDLLAHKGYSVERIVTTLYLTTEGIWGLPTGVAATFVFVFILFGSFLECTGGGDFFIDLAYSLTGRMTGGPAKTAILASGFMGSVSGSAVANVVTTGSFTIPMMKKVGYKPHVAGAIEAAASTGGQIMPPIMGAGAFLMAEFTNTSYLYIVKIAIVPAILYYLSVLFFVHFEAKKEGFKPIAKADLPSFWQTMKDGLHFLLPVIILIYVLFSNYSPMMAGFVAVISTLAAAMLRRRTRLNLKGIIKGLETGARNAVMVSVACGCAGIIVGCVSLTGLGLKFSSLVVSCSGGSPLLAIILIGMASLVLGTGLPVTASYIVLVILAGPALMDLGLPIVIAHMIVFWYSQDANVTPPVSLAAFAGAGIAGASPMKTGFASWKIAKGLYIIPIIMAYRPLLCNGPLTEVIMTIFFSAIGLIAFTSFLERFLFKRLSLVETLLMGSAALALFWPNYLISGAGTLLMAGIAGRQWFSGKN, translated from the coding sequence ATGAATCCTGAAAAAATTGTCATTGAAGAACAATCAGCCAGCGCCTATCGTACCCCACGGGGGCTGACTGCCATTTTTATCACCATCGTAGCTGTCGGCCTTTCTCTCTTCCAGCTTTACACCGCCGGCATCTCGCCCCTGGCCGCCATCTACCAGCGCTCGGTGCACCTGGTATTGATCATGATCCTGGTTTTTTCTCTCTATCCGCCGATCAAAACCGCGGCTAAAAACCGGGTGGATATTTTCATGATCATCGACTGGCTGCTGATCCTGCTTTGCCTGGTTATCGGTGCTTATATCTGGATTGAATTCAACGCCATCGTTAAACGCCAGGGTGACTGGATCACCATGGATGTGATTATGGGCAGCATCGCCCTCTGCCTGGTTCTCGAAGCCACCCGCCGGGTGATCGGTTTTTTTATGACGGCCATCGCCATTATTTTTCTGCTGTTCACCTATTTTGGCCCCTGGATGCCCGACCTGCTGGCTCACAAAGGCTACAGCGTTGAACGGATCGTCACCACCCTCTACCTGACCACCGAAGGAATCTGGGGTCTGCCCACGGGAGTGGCTGCCACCTTTGTTTTCGTTTTCATTCTTTTCGGTTCTTTCCTGGAATGTACCGGCGGCGGCGATTTCTTTATTGACCTGGCCTACAGTCTCACTGGCCGGATGACCGGCGGACCGGCTAAAACCGCCATCCTGGCCAGCGGTTTCATGGGCTCGGTTTCCGGCTCAGCAGTGGCCAACGTGGTCACCACCGGCTCCTTTACTATTCCAATGATGAAAAAGGTGGGCTACAAACCCCATGTGGCCGGCGCCATTGAAGCCGCAGCCTCCACCGGCGGCCAGATCATGCCGCCGATTATGGGAGCCGGAGCCTTCCTGATGGCGGAGTTCACCAATACCTCCTATCTCTATATCGTCAAAATCGCCATCGTCCCGGCCATTCTCTACTATCTCAGCGTCCTTTTCTTTGTCCATTTTGAAGCCAAGAAAGAAGGCTTTAAACCCATAGCCAAGGCTGACCTGCCGTCATTCTGGCAAACCATGAAAGACGGCCTGCATTTCCTATTACCGGTTATCATCCTGATCTATGTGCTGTTCAGCAACTACAGCCCGATGATGGCCGGCTTTGTGGCGGTCATTTCAACCCTGGCCGCCGCCATGCTGCGCCGCCGTACACGATTGAATCTGAAGGGAATTATCAAAGGACTGGAGACCGGAGCCCGCAACGCGGTCATGGTATCGGTTGCCTGCGGCTGTGCCGGCATTATTGTCGGCTGTGTCAGTCTGACCGGCCTGGGACTCAAATTTTCCAGCCTGGTGGTTTCCTGCTCCGGCGGCAGCCCACTGCTGGCCATTATTCTCATCGGCATGGCATCCCTGGTGCTGGGCACGGGTCTGCCGGTGACCGCTTCCTACATCGTCCTGGTTATTCTCGCGGGACCGGCGCTGATGGATCTGGGCCTGCCGATCGTCATCGCCCACATGATTGTTTTCTGGTACAGCCAGGATGCCAATGTCACTCCGCCGGTTTCCCTGGCCGCTTTTGCCGGCGCCGGAATCGCTGGCGCTTCGCCGATGAAAACCGGTTTTGCCTCCTGGAAAATTGCCAAAGGACTCTACATCATTCCCATCATCATGGCCTACCGCCCCCTGCTCTGCAACGGTCCGCTTACTGAAGTCATCATGACCATATTTTTTAGCGCCATCGGGCTGATAGCCTTTACCAGTTTTCTGGAGCGTTTTCTTTTCAAACGCCTGAGCCTAGTGGAAACCTTACTGATGGGCAGCGCCGCCCTGGCACTTTTCTGGCCCAATTATCTCATCAGCGGCGCTGGTACTCTCCTGATGGCTGGAATTGCCGGCCGCCAATGGTTCAGTGGAAAAAATTAA
- a CDS encoding DUF1850 domain-containing protein: protein MKPHPPWVFFSTWTMVLATGLIFLFLLQPELVSAAATADRQPHLIVREFDSGRIILSLKVECGDRVTIRYIHSVDKKPIFEQFRLDPERGLVLEKTWFRIFGAGLGHWPGHGQLTQKDGWITIDKMNYTLGSFVLRIGSPGVDHTIIYHQQRINLSALAPGRRAMVEFEP from the coding sequence ATGAAGCCGCATCCTCCATGGGTATTTTTTTCAACATGGACCATGGTTCTGGCTACCGGTTTGATTTTTCTATTTTTATTGCAGCCAGAATTGGTTTCAGCGGCGGCAACAGCAGACAGGCAGCCCCACTTGATTGTCCGTGAATTTGACAGCGGCAGAATCATTCTTTCACTTAAGGTGGAGTGCGGCGACCGGGTTACCATCCGCTATATCCATTCCGTGGATAAAAAACCCATTTTCGAGCAGTTTCGCCTCGATCCCGAGCGTGGCCTGGTGCTGGAAAAAACCTGGTTCAGGATCTTTGGCGCCGGACTCGGACACTGGCCTGGCCATGGACAGCTGACCCAGAAAGACGGCTGGATTACCATTGACAAGATGAACTATACCCTGGGTAGTTTTGTCTTACGCATCGGTTCCCCCGGTGTTGATCATACAATTATATACCATCAACAAAGAATCAACCTGTCAGCCCTGGCTCCGGGACGCCGGGCGATGGTGGAATTTGAACCATGA
- a CDS encoding TAXI family TRAP transporter solute-binding subunit: protein MNKKIFFIITLAAVLAFTFSLNTEPAAARTKFISIGTGGTGGVYYPYGGGVAEIWTKYVKGVRAVAEVTGASVENTRLCDKGETLFGEIMSDVAFQAYTGTGKFKGKPQKIRGMFVMYPNVYHIVTRKDSGIKTIADLKGKDVSVGAPGSGTEFMTSLILQNALGIPYSSFDVFRLSFNENANALKDNSIDVGVWCVAPPTSSIMDLATTHAIRVVPFTKGEIDKVTSKYPFYAGYTLPANIYKGQDQPVYTASVWNTFICNADLDEDLVYKLTKAVFENQDYLIKIHHFAKYTTPENAVKYSAIPLHPGAIKYIREQGITIPDRLIAK, encoded by the coding sequence ATGAATAAAAAAATATTTTTCATTATCACCCTGGCAGCTGTACTGGCTTTTACTTTCAGCCTCAACACTGAACCGGCCGCGGCCCGGACCAAATTCATCTCCATCGGCACCGGCGGCACCGGCGGGGTTTACTATCCCTATGGTGGCGGAGTCGCTGAAATCTGGACCAAGTATGTCAAAGGGGTGAGGGCGGTCGCCGAGGTTACCGGCGCTTCAGTCGAAAACACCCGGCTCTGTGACAAGGGCGAAACCCTTTTCGGTGAAATCATGAGTGACGTGGCTTTCCAGGCCTATACCGGAACCGGAAAATTCAAGGGGAAACCTCAGAAAATCCGCGGCATGTTCGTCATGTATCCCAATGTTTATCATATCGTCACCCGTAAAGATTCAGGCATCAAAACCATTGCCGATCTCAAGGGCAAAGATGTTTCTGTCGGCGCTCCGGGCAGCGGCACGGAATTTATGACCAGTCTGATTCTCCAGAACGCCCTCGGTATTCCCTACAGCTCTTTCGATGTATTCCGGCTTTCATTCAATGAGAACGCTAATGCGTTAAAAGATAATTCCATTGACGTTGGCGTCTGGTGCGTCGCCCCGCCAACATCATCAATCATGGACCTGGCCACCACCCACGCCATCCGGGTGGTCCCATTTACCAAGGGGGAAATCGATAAAGTAACCAGCAAATACCCCTTCTACGCCGGCTACACCCTGCCGGCAAACATCTATAAAGGCCAGGATCAGCCGGTCTATACCGCTTCAGTATGGAATACCTTTATCTGCAATGCCGACCTGGACGAAGACTTGGTGTACAAACTGACCAAGGCCGTTTTTGAAAACCAGGATTACCTGATTAAAATCCATCATTTTGCCAAGTATACGACCCCGGAAAACGCGGTCAAATATTCGGCCATCCCCCTTCATCCCGGGGCCATCAAATATATCAGGGAACAGGGAATCACCATTCCGGATCGGCTGATCGCCAAATAA